In a genomic window of Scomber japonicus isolate fScoJap1 chromosome 17, fScoJap1.pri, whole genome shotgun sequence:
- the emilin1a gene encoding EMILIN-1a, with product MTFILPLSDTGRIKMETLFYLLAFMSAPVSWGLGYAESSVQTGQRAASRHRNWCAYVVTRTVSCVMEDGVETYVKPDYQRCTWGQCPRVAYRTYRRPRYKVAYKMVTEMEWKCCHGYSGEDCHNGPKGTTEQKGVETKEGDSDKVKQLEETINGLTKDLHNVQTTLHGINQRLPGLNGAIVPADAAQPHMKETINSIQTRLDQLYNRTQVHDQTLLNINNHLVNGGGNELDGASKGGGSGGNQLNTLKEEILTELERRVSLSCSSCQAGVEDLRRQQQEDRDRIRALEKLISSMDQHLRQSLEISRSETERSKACCNTVTELEKRMSDVEVRVTSTASKCEIIKSRLDKELAGTGGGKGRVTEDRFNTRLRDLEKRVNNTVRKTEQRCTNTGNNMKDTVQRDVTQLRNMVVSRLDDHSYRIGKIELEVAVLGDTVTDHSRRLSQLENITTFQDRRLTATTKMCNETCGPSGKGQKTEDTVKTLEWRVVANQDEIQKFNTRLNDLSVSGDSLSDKIINLEDDVKKIIAVTGQDGERFNRIVTEVENLGRDFEECSICRSVKDDLRLLTNTTMTGLGRCQTELTDLRRKVNSGETVCSQVCSNLQEEVGRLREEVEKCTGQCKNNINDLKDRLDGHTIHSGRLGGDLKSIQGEIAGVMSTFNSINNTLRGLGRTIQTHGNTLTDLTNTKDNIISEVDKLDKELTDHLGDSKIQFGNLNKEIQIIRSNYVTEVGECRRSSDGLDRRLSKLEGVCGRFDSVSESLERIKEGLNRHVSGLWSCVNGLNITVMSHGDLIDNIQHVQLEKVHSNIHSLNSSVVDLVKEFHDFFEQDFMGPPGLPGPQGETGNRGPSGPVGPQGRVGPPGRDGRQGPVGPPGLRGEEGPAGSDAHVPRLSFSAALTRPMRSAGTIVFNKIFVNENNAYNPQTGYFTAPVSGKYFFSGILTGHKNMKIEAVLSKSNTGVARVDSAGYQPEGLEKPMAEAKHIPGALAVFNIILPMEKGDTVCIDLVTGKLAFSSEPLTIFSGMLLYENI from the exons atgacatttattttgcCTTTAAGCGACACTGGACGTATAAAGATGGAGACGTTATTTTACCTGCTTGCCTTCATGTCGGCCCCGGTTAGTTGGGGTCTCGGATATGCGGAGTCCAGTGTTCAGACGGGACAGAGAGCCGCGAGCAGACACAG GAACTGGTGTGCCTATGTGGTGACACGCACTGTTAGCTGCGTGATGGAGGACGGGGTGGAGACCTATGTCAAACCGGACTACCAACGCTGCACCTGGGGCCAGTGTCCTCGAGTGGC CTACCGGACATATAGGAGGCCAAGGTATAAGGTGGCGTACAAAATGGTGACAGAGATGGAGTGGAagtgttgccatggttactctgGGGAAGACTGCCACAACGGGCCAAAGGGAACCACTGAACAGAAGGGAGTTGAAACCAAAGAGG GTGACAGTGACAAGGTCAAACAGCTGGAGGAAACAATCAATGGTCTGACCAAAGACCTCCACAACGTGCAGACCACCCTTCACGGCATAAACCAGAGGCT GCCGGGTCTAAATGGGGCCATTGTCCCAGCTGATGCAGCCCAGCCACACATGAAAGAAACTATCAACAGCATCCAGACCAGACTGGATCAACTCTATAACAGAACACAG GTCCATGATCAGACCCTGCTCAACATCAACAACCACCTGGTGAACGGAGGGGGCAACGAACTGGATGGAGCCTccaaaggaggaggaagtggagggaaCCAGCTTAATACTCTGAAGGAGGAGATACTGACAGAGCTGGAGAGAAGGGTGTCTCTGTCCTGCTCTTCCTGCCAG GCCGGTGTGGAGGATCTGAGGCGCCAGCAGCAGGAGGACAGGGACAGGATCAGAGCCCTGGAGAAGCTAATCAGCTCCATGGACCAGCATCTGAGGCAGAGTCTGGAAATATCCCGCAGTGAGACTGAGCGCTCCAAGGCATGCTGCAACACTGTCACTGAACTGGAGAAGAGGATGTCTGATGTGGAGGTCAGGGTCACCTCCACTGCCAGCAAGTGTGAAATCATCAAAAGTCGACTGGATAAGGAGCTAGCCGGGACaggtggagggaagggaagggtgACAGAGGACAGGTTTAACACCAGACTGAGAGATCTGGAGAAGAGGGTGAATAACACGGTGAGGAAGACGGAGCAGAGATGTACTAACACAGGAAACAACATGAAGGATACGGTTCAGAGAGACGTCACACAGCTGCGCAACATGGTAGTGAGTCGGTTGGATGACCACAGCTACAGGATTGGCAAGATAGAGCTGGAAGTGGCTGTTCTTGGAGACACAGTGACAGACCACAGCCGACGTTTAAGCCAGCTGGAGAACATCACAACCTTCCAGGACAGAAGGCTAACAGCGACCACAAAAATGTGCAATGAAACCTGCGGGCCTAGTGGAAAAGGCCAGAAGACTGAAGACACAGTGAAAACCCTAGAATGGAGAGTTGTGGCCAATCAAGACGAGATCCAGAAGTTTAACACTAGATTAAATGATTTGTCTGTGTCAGGTGACTCGCTCTCTGACAAAATTATCAACTTAGAAGATGATGTCAAAAAAATAATTGCTGTGACAGGGCAGGATGGCGAACGCTTCAACCGGATTGTCACAGAGGTAGAAAATTTGGGCCGTGATTTTGAGGAGTGCTCTATATGCAGGAGTGTAAAAGATGATTTGCGCTTGCTCACCAATACCACTATGACTGGCCTCGGCAGGTGCCAGACAGAACTAACAGATCTGCGGAGAAAGGTCAACTCGGGAGAAACCGTCTGCTCTCAGGTGTGCTCCAACCTTCAGGAGGAGGTGGGACGActtagagaggaggtggagaagtgTACGGGACAGtgcaaaaacaacataaatgatCTGAAGGATCGCCTGGACGGTCACACTATCCACAGTGGTAGATTAGGAGGGGATCTGAAGTCCATCCAAGGAGAGATAGCTGGGGTAATGTCCACATTCAACTCCATTAATAACACTCTGAGGGGCCTGGGAAGGACCATACAGACGCATGGGAACACACTGACCGATCTGACCAACACCAAGGACAACATCATCTCTGAG GTGGACAAGCTGGATAAGGAGCTGACGGATCACCTTGGTGACTCAAAGATTCAATTTGGCAACCTTAACAAAGAAATCCAAATAATAAGGAGCAACTATGTGACAGAAGTAGGGGAGTGCCGACGGTCCAGCGATGGCCTGGACCGAAGACTCTCCAAGCTGGAGGGGGTGTGCGGACGCTTCGACTCTGTTTCAGAGAGCCTGGAGAGGATCAAGGAGGGCCTGAACCGACATGTGTCTGGGCTGTGGAGCTGCGTTAATGGACTCAATATCACAGTAATGTCTCACGGAGATCTTATTGACAATATACAGCATGTCCAGCTGGAGAAAGTTCACTCCAACATACACAGCCTGAACTCTTCAGTCGTGGACTTGGTCAAGGAGTTCCACGATTTCTTTGAACAAGACTTCATGG GTCCACCTGGTCTGCCAGGTCCCCAAGGAGAGACAGGCAATCGTGGACCCTCAGGTCCCGTAGGACCCCAAGGGAGGGTGGGACCTCCAGGCAGAGATGGTCGGCAGGGACCAGTTGGACCCCCAG GTCTCAGAGGTGAAGAAG GTCCTGCAGGGTCTGATGCCCACGTACCACgcctttctttctctgctgctctgactcgCCCGATGAGAAGCGCAGGAACCATCGTGTTCAACAAAATCTTCGTCAATGAAAATAATGCCTACAACCCCCAAACAG GTTATTTCACAGCTCCAGTCAGTGGGAAGTACTTCTTCAGCGGCATTCTGACAGGCCACAAGAACATGAAGATCGAGGCAGTGCTGTCCAAGTCCAACACTGGCGTGGCCAGAGTGGACTCAGCTGGGTATCAGCCTGAAGGCCTGGAGAAGCCAATGGCTGAGGCCAAACACATACCTGGAGCTCTGGCTGTCTTCAACATCATCCTGCCCATGGAGAAAGGGGACACCGTCTGTATTGACCTCGTCACTGGCAAGCTGGCGTTCTCCTCTGAACCCTTGACCATCTTTAGTGGGATGTTGTTGTACGAAAACATCTGA